The genomic stretch tctgtcaaggttattagaacgctttaggGTATGACCAAGaagagggaattgggtagtaaggatatgatgactacgcgctaatgtcacgtgtagcccctcattaaggagtgtttaccgggaattatgtggggtgatcctataggctaaccaacctaggacccctcttttccAAATCTTATATGTTTTAAACAAATTTACTTCTCTTTATACATGTTCAAACTTTTTCCCTTGTTTTCATTACTTGAACCATACATGTACTTAGAATAtacctttatttgcaagtatgtgtttaaactatttatttgttaaaaggactaattcataagtataagttcggtcgggacccaccgttgtggaccgagaggggtgccttacaccttcccctcaaggttatttcgagctcttaccctaaatctctggtaatgcaaactagtctaagagttaatcgctctaggtgccctaacgcatcataattcgttaggtggcgactcttcaaaaacctaaattcccaaaaggaaatgagttattacccccatgaatgtcgaaacccggacttctctaTATCCGTGGAGGGAAAAAAAGGGCGCAATAGCCGGTCAGATATCCTCCTAGGCGAGGAGCACTTTTACCACCCGATGGCTCGGGGACTCTGCTCGAGCTCCCCTCCGAGATTTCTTCGGTTTGAGATTTAACTGCATCAGCCACCGTCGGGTTGGTGGCCTTCGAAGCCTCAGTGCTCCCCCTCTTTCGAGTCATTAACGGGCAGTCGCCATCTTTTCCCTCTTCTCGCCATCCCGAAGGTGTTGGACCGCTTCCGCAAATAGGGCTGCAAGATCGGCCCTAGGTTTTCGAGCCTTGTTTTTCTTGGGCATCGGGGAACTTGCTGGCAaagcccttttccttttcttctccttgGTTGGCTTCGGGATTTCCTCTTCACCGGGCGGGGGAGGCCTCATAGCAAATATCTTCAAGGCCTGCGTAAGGGGAAAGTAAGTATTATACAGGAAAGCGTCGCCATATGAACAAGGGAACTCATCATGGTTTTTGGCTTCCTACCGACCCTTGGCCAAATCATGCCAACATTGTTCTGCGTGTGAAGAAGTGAAGGCCAGTTGTTGGACCCAACCTATGAGGTCTGGGATCGCACCTGGAAACCAAGAGGAAGTTGCACCATCAAAAAGTAATTAGATCAAGGAAGTACAGGAAAAGGAGAGTAGTAAATATCATCAGTAGGGTTGcacttacgtttcatgttccattcctcggggaatggcatcctTTTGGCAGGTATTAAGTCGGAAGTCTTGATTCGGACAATCGGCACATCCATCCTCGGTCTTTGTCCTCATCGATAATGGAGAATAGCAACTTCGAAGACTGGCACTGGAGCTTTATGAAACCACCTCGATAGAGGCGAGGTCTATATAGCCTGATCAGATGGTCAAGTGTAAAAGGCAACCCCTATTTGACCTTGCCCGGGAATAACCTTAGCAATTTGACGATACGCCGAAAAGAAGGGTAGATCTGACCAAAGGTCACCCGATACTGGTGACAGAAATCGAGAATGACTGGATCTACAGGACCCAGTACTGGATCTACGGGATCTAGTGTGAAAGGATAAGTATACACACTTAGGTATCCTTCACATGGGTAGTGATATCCTCCCCTGAGGAAGGAATCACCACTTCCTTGTTCTGCCAACCGGAGTCCTCTTTCACTTGCTTGAGATCGGCTTTAGATATCGAGCAGATGCATCGGGACATGGGCTCGCATCGGCTTGTAACTGACGGAGGCCTATCGATCTTGAAATCGGAGGATAGCTCGCATGGCCCAAAAATGCATTCCTCGATACAAGGTGTCGCCGTCATTCTACCACCAGCCGATCGTGATGATGAGGAGGCTTTTTCTTTCTGAGGAACAGTTTTATATGTTTTAGCCATTGTTGAtgagaaattcaaaagaagagaaGGAGTTGATGTTGTAGCTAGAACAAATGAAGAAAGGGTGAACTCAGAGAGGATAAAGAACCTAGTGAGGTTTTGAGAAAGATTTGAGTTGTAAAAGTTGTGAAATTGATCTATTTTATATTGGCCACTTTAACGATTTGGGGAAGCCAATGGCTGACCATCAGCTGCCTTCAATTAATGGCTTTGGGAACTATACAGATGTGACCTTTCAATCACTTTAGTCGCTAACATCACGAGATTGTCGTCATGATCGAGGCATCGAGGGAGCAAGgatcaaatcgtttcttatcatcttactttaagaaatgcggggactatctgtatacggtcaaaatcaggtATGCCCGATTTAATGGGCTCGAAGAGTCGCTTCAAACCCGAGTTCAGAATGGACCGAGTTCGAGCCCGATGGCGGAGTACAAGAATCGAAGATCGAGGTATGCAATGAACACCAAGGTCGAGTATCACCAACCCCGAGATGATGCCATTATGGGTTTGTAACAGAAGAGCAAGATTCCCGCAACGTCCCTAAGATCATGGCATAAATTCCGGAATAAATTTGTACGAGTTTGTACGGATATGTACTAGGTAGTTGGACAGTTGTCCTAATAAGATTCCTTACTAAAaatagaagtgtaccttatttaggggtttctctactatataaaggggaccccaatcatttgtaactaTCATGAATCATTGGCAAAATACTCTCTTACTTTCTTACTCATTACTCATCAAAATTGTCTCTTAAATTTATTGTCTTTACTTTACTGTTTTTATTGACCAACCTCGAGGCCACCATAGCTCGAGGTCAAAACTTACTTTAGTATTGGTTTGATTCAACTTACTTCTTTTATTTATGTATTAGACTTcttggttattaattagtattgaactaaatcgtatatctttaaaatcataaacaagtttaattgttactcgtattttcgaggtaaacagaaAGCTTTTTGAGCTTACAGAAACCCCTAAGGCTGCATGGCGGCCTAAAAATGCAGTTGGACAGTTTCAAACTTTCCAGTGCTACACTGTACATGTAGGAAGGCAATTTATAAGGAGCATTGTGTAGATTCTGAAGGGTAAGATCCACGATACCATTTCTTGACAACAAAAGCATCCATTGATCTATATCAGGGTGCTGGGAAGAAGGAAATGATGAAATATTGAGGAGGAATGTCTTAATGGCTCTAACGTGCTGCGACAGAATTGTATTAATGACATCTACTAATATGTCTGGTGGCTTGCTTAGGCAAAACTGAGCAGAAAATACAAACTTGGGGATTGAAGCCCAAACATGTCTCCACGGTCTAGACAAAACACTCATTTTTGCAGCATCCTCAATAGACAAGTGCTCCTGAATCTGGTGTTTGACATTGATGGGAAGATCTGTAAGTCTATCAAGTTTAAGTTTGTCCCCTTCAACTTTAAGTCTCTTACAGCAAATCATTGTGATTCTCAGTCCTGATTATTTTGGGGGGGGAAACAAAGAAGTAAGCGAGGACATGCTTCAATATGCTGCATATGACTCATTTCTACCACAATAATTCCATGAATCTATGACTAGAATAACTCCTAAACAACAAAGACCGACTTCAGATTTCATATTTGTTGAAATTTTCACATATTTCGAGAACACTAACGGCCGCAGGGGAGGGGAGGCTAATAAGAAACAGATAATCAAAGCATCCAAAAGCTAAACAATAATTTTGGGCTACACAAAATGGTAATTACAGCTTTGGTAGATAAAAAAAATTTTACAGACATAAAAAAATTACAGTTTTTTTGGACTTCATCGAAATAAATGTTAAAGCTTTTGGGTCCATATCACTAAGTAAGAAACAGATAAGTTAACTTTGTTGAAAAATCATCCTATTTACCATTCAAAAGGAAAAGACAAGAAAAACTTACGGTTTGATGAATGCTTGAGGAGTTGGACAGTGAATAGAACGGCGGAAGGCGATTTACACAGGCACACATATATGAAGACAGCGACATACATATATGATCTGCAAAAAGGAAATTTCTATTGTGATTCGGATTGGGAATTATATGTCTATTGGGATTCGGATTTTGGAAATTAGATCTGCTTTTTCCTCAAATTGTTTTTTAACTATATAGGATAATTTTATTGATGCTCTTTGAACTTTTGTATTTGTCACCTAAAAGTCACCTTTTTTTTTGTTACGTAAAAATTATTTAACTTTGTGTTTATTACTCaaaagtcatttttctttcttttgttacacaaaaattattgggaaattttcataaagcactatcttttactAGTAATTAGTCATCtttagataccatttgctatattacagattatagatacattttatgtagttataagatgtatttgatgtatttaagctattgtattcatgaatacagtagcaaaaataggcgtgaatcagggaagtccagctaatcagttgttgtattcgagtgtattcgactgtattaaTGGAGTGAAATATGGGATTACATCTGGATAAATTATTGCATTCGACTGTATtaacggcgtgaaataggggattacactgtttttaaaagggaaagtgaatcaattaacataatagactcctaatataactcaacaaactcaattataacacacaaaatttgtattatcagttataaaaaagattctcaaccgaaaaaatactccaaaaacatagcaatcttcagagaaattatataatacatctggatacataaattatattaattaaaaaaaaacttatgaatacattcatggcatatagcgagacagtgaatacaatgaaatacatagaatacagtggggatacattgaaatacaatgagaaaaaaagacagtgaatacaatgaaatacaacgagatacattgaattacaatgaaaaaaaaatcttagaGCATGATTTTGaacagtaaaagaaaaaaaatgatgaataaGAAATAGAAATTTTTTAGATAACAATCTGGTGGAGGCGATGGGTCTTGCGTTTCAAATACTTCAAATTCATGATGAGCATCTGCATATCTTCTTTAGGTTATAATCCCCACCGCCACTGTCGCATCGTGCTGCCTAAGTAGAGCAATGATCTTCCCGTTCATATCACGTATGAGCTCTTCTGTCTTCTTAGCAACATCATCATCCAAATCAAAGTTGGTAGGAGGCTCAATTAAGTCATAATCATCATATAGTGATCCTTCAAAGTCAAATCGTGGGCCCACAAACCTCACTTTCTTTATCCAGGGGAGGTTCTCCGTTTATGGCCATTGGGTTCTCCATATTCCATCTGTCAAAAATTTCGTTTACACCTCTTGGTCTTCGAATATTTCGTAAGGATTTTGGTTGTTTTATGAAAGGGAAAGAATCGTTGGCTAGACAGAGAAGAGGAAGAGAAtcggaaattttaatgggatggagaagagaatgggatgtatcaaagtagagagagaaagaaaatattgtaactgattagcgtatttagtggcttagggctaggaggtaaccaaaattaaatattttgctataaaccttaaaagatatctatagaatataatttatttaaatggtatttatttaaaataaataaggtgttaacctttgctataggaggtaaaaattccaaaatcaTTTTACGTTGCTCTAGTTATCACAAAAGTCACATTTGCatgattttataatatttttacttgaaaagtctattatgcccttgatattatataaatcttcatatttatgtaataccttctatattatatactatataatatattttacctaggtattttatttatgattaaaataacttaatattattttatttaggatttttataatatatccatatatttatttttcttaacgTTAATTTTCAAGATATATTGATAGCGTTATTAAATTTGTCAGTAACTTTACTATGAACAAATCTCAAGTCAACGTTCTTAACCACTCCTAATGAAATATTTTTAGTAATAATTATAAAATCAAAGCTCACAGATTtatcaatcaagccatattcgTTAATCCAATAAATAAAATACCAACATTTAGTAAACTCACACATCAGATTAACAGtttcaaataaataatatcaaGAGATAAAGCTTAAGATTTAATATTAAACTCAAatatcttttaaaaaaattaaaagttttACTGACTATAAAAAACTATCATTTGTTAAAcaaatttgtttttttatttcaaGTAATTTTTTTTGTCGTTTTCATATTTGAAAATA from Nicotiana sylvestris chromosome 12, ASM39365v2, whole genome shotgun sequence encodes the following:
- the LOC104243806 gene encoding F-box/FBD/LRR-repeat protein At1g13570-like, whose translation is MYVAVFIYVCLCKSPSAVLFTVQLLKHSSNRLRITMICCKRLKVEGDKLKLDRLTDLPINVKHQIQEHLSIEDAAKMSVLSRPWRHVWASIPKFVFSAQFCLSKPPDILVDVINTILSQHVRAIKTFLLNISSFPSSQHPDIDQWMLLLSRNDTVAEDRASG